One Chryseobacterium indoltheticum DNA segment encodes these proteins:
- the pelA gene encoding pectate lyase, with product MIKLKLSVAVFCLAFSGVSAQVKDTLAEKMMVYQLPNGGWGKHNSDKKNVDYTAKIDSKLLKIIKANDNDLATIDNNATSKEINSLIKAFQSTKNQAYLKSAEKGIQYLLSMQYENGGFPQYFPNSSIYRKQVTYNDNAMINALTVLYNVAEEKEGFEMVDFKLKEKSKEALKKGIKCILKTQVIQNGKLSIWADQYDEITLKPEKARAFEPISLATGESVTIVKFLMMQPINPEIEKSIKSAVKWFDESKIVGYTYQVSRENGKAIRALSKKEGSNVWARFYDIPTNKPIFGDRDGSVKYNYDEVSEERRMGYSWYNESGTKLIESDFPKWLKKNKISE from the coding sequence ATGATTAAATTAAAACTTTCAGTTGCCGTATTTTGTCTGGCATTTTCAGGAGTTTCAGCACAGGTAAAAGATACTTTGGCGGAAAAAATGATGGTTTATCAGCTTCCAAACGGAGGTTGGGGAAAACATAATAGCGATAAAAAAAATGTAGATTATACTGCAAAAATAGATTCAAAATTATTGAAAATTATCAAAGCGAATGACAATGATCTCGCAACCATAGATAACAATGCTACATCAAAGGAAATCAACAGTTTAATAAAAGCATTTCAATCTACAAAAAACCAGGCTTATCTGAAATCTGCCGAAAAAGGAATTCAATATTTACTTTCGATGCAGTATGAAAATGGTGGGTTTCCACAGTATTTTCCCAATTCATCAATTTACAGAAAGCAGGTTACTTACAACGATAACGCAATGATTAATGCTTTGACGGTTTTGTATAATGTGGCAGAAGAAAAAGAGGGCTTTGAAATGGTTGATTTTAAATTGAAAGAGAAATCTAAAGAGGCATTAAAAAAAGGGATTAAATGTATTTTAAAAACTCAGGTTATACAAAACGGTAAACTTTCGATTTGGGCAGATCAGTATGATGAAATTACATTAAAACCTGAAAAGGCAAGAGCTTTTGAGCCTATCTCTTTGGCAACCGGAGAATCGGTAACGATTGTAAAATTTCTTATGATGCAGCCAATCAATCCTGAAATTGAAAAATCAATAAAGTCTGCTGTAAAATGGTTTGATGAAAGTAAAATTGTTGGGTATACATATCAGGTTTCACGAGAAAACGGAAAAGCAATCCGTGCTTTAAGCAAAAAAGAAGGTTCGAATGTTTGGGCTAGATTTTATGATATCCCGACTAACAAGCCTATTTTTGGTGACCGTGACGGAAGCGTAAAATATAATTACGATGAGGTTTCTGAAGAACGCAGAATGGGCTATAGTTGGTATAACGAATCCGGAACTAAGTTGATTGAAAGTGATTTTCCGAAATGGTTAAAGAAAAATAAAATTTCCGAATAA
- a CDS encoding pectate lyase family protein gives MKINIKATIAIVALSTAFAFIGCGNDDIKTEFSENPNGNSIENAFAAKTVVPLASCVAPGWASQNGGTTGGGTAAETTVTTYAQLKSAIENTAVKVIKVTGTITITTRLSLQDQTGKTIYGTSGAKLVSTNQTKDGSGIINIKRCNNIVVRNLIFEGPGAYDTDGWDNAILDDCRNVWIDHCEFRDGVDGNFDIKNKSDYITVSYTKFHYLKAPKPGGSGGTDDHRFSNLIGSSDGATADAGKLNVTFVRCWWAPGCRERMPRVRFGKIHILNSYFNSSVSNKCIAAGVQANILVERNVFENVKEPINLMSGFTAVTQTGSTFTNVTGNTAGSGTAFTPPYSIVKLDVNNVKADVTANAGATLSGNICESF, from the coding sequence ATGAAAATCAACATCAAAGCAACTATTGCTATAGTTGCTCTCAGTACAGCTTTTGCATTTATCGGATGCGGAAATGACGACATCAAAACCGAATTCTCTGAAAACCCCAACGGAAACAGTATCGAAAACGCATTTGCGGCAAAAACCGTCGTTCCTTTAGCGAGTTGTGTCGCTCCTGGATGGGCTTCTCAAAATGGAGGAACTACCGGAGGCGGAACCGCTGCTGAAACTACCGTAACCACTTATGCACAGTTAAAATCAGCTATTGAAAACACCGCCGTTAAAGTAATCAAGGTTACCGGAACGATTACCATCACAACTCGTTTATCTCTTCAGGATCAGACCGGAAAAACCATCTACGGAACAAGCGGCGCAAAGCTTGTATCAACCAATCAGACTAAAGACGGATCAGGAATTATCAATATCAAAAGATGTAACAATATTGTTGTAAGAAACCTGATTTTTGAAGGTCCCGGAGCTTATGATACAGACGGTTGGGATAACGCAATTCTGGATGACTGCCGAAACGTGTGGATTGACCATTGTGAATTCAGAGACGGTGTAGACGGTAATTTCGACATTAAAAACAAATCGGATTATATTACTGTTTCTTATACAAAATTCCATTATTTAAAAGCTCCGAAACCAGGTGGTTCAGGCGGAACTGATGATCACAGATTTTCTAATCTGATTGGTTCAAGCGACGGCGCAACGGCTGATGCAGGAAAATTAAATGTAACATTTGTACGTTGCTGGTGGGCTCCGGGATGCAGAGAGCGTATGCCAAGAGTAAGATTTGGTAAAATTCATATTCTGAACAGCTATTTCAACAGCTCGGTAAGCAACAAATGTATCGCAGCCGGAGTACAGGCAAATATTCTTGTGGAAAGAAATGTATTTGAAAATGTAAAAGAACCTATCAATTTGATGAGCGGATTTACTGCGGTTACTCAGACAGGAAGTACTTTTACGAATGTAACCGGTAACACTGCTGGAAGCGGAACAGCCTTTACGCCTCCATATTCTATTGTAAAACTTGATGTAAATAATGTGAAAGCTGATGTAACGGCCAATGCCGGAGCAACTTTATCAGGAAATATCTGCGAAAGCTTCTAA
- a CDS encoding glycoside hydrolase family 95 protein produces MLKIIQHKIFLLACGTLISFSTFAQQNLKLTYNRPAENWNEALPIGNGKLGAMVFGGAAQEHLQLNEETIWAGEPGNNVPKNTFDSIQKVRRLINEGQFEKAQDLTNTTYPRTAPKDLNYGMPYQTMGDLFLDFKGHENFKNYIRTLDIEKAISTVSYQVNGVTFKREIFSSFADNVIMIKLSSSNKGSLNFTLNASTPHKINSIFTEKNQLVISGTSGSVDNKIGKINFKTVTIPVLKGGKLTSTKDQLNISGADEVVIYVSIATNFKKYNDLSGNPDARVSEYLKSALNKKYDAELKAHIEKYQKYFKRVNLDFGTSKQAQKTTDVRIKEFGNSQDPDLVALYFQFGRYLLISSSQQGTQPANLQGIWNYQLNPSWDSKYTVNINTEMNYWPAENTNLSEMHEPLFDMIQDLSITGQESAKEMYHARGWNMHHNTDLWRITGIVDGGFYGMWPMGGAWLTQHVWNHYLYTGDKEFLKKNYEALKGCALFYLDVLQQDPSKKYLVVSPSMSPENKYFKNVSITAGTTMDNQLVFDVFNNFINASKILNQDQNLSNEVKNALSKLPPMQIGQHAQLQEWLTDMDKTDDKHRHISHLYGLFPSGQISPFRNPDLTEAAKNSMIYRGDKSTGWSMGWKVNWWARLLDGNRAFKLISDQLTPAPMENKGQSGGTYPNLLDAHPPFQIDGNFGCTSGIAEMLLQSYDGYIYILPALPDALPNGSVKGLKARGGFEIDMDWKNSKLTKLIVKSTLGGNARIRVAKDIHLKSKTNFASAKGENTNEYYQINPIKKPLVSEKAHLKTIAVPETQVFDFKTEKNGTYQFTSY; encoded by the coding sequence ATGCTAAAAATCATTCAACATAAAATCTTTTTACTGGCTTGCGGAACATTGATTTCCTTCTCAACTTTTGCACAGCAAAATTTAAAGTTAACCTACAATAGACCTGCAGAAAACTGGAACGAAGCTTTACCTATCGGAAACGGAAAGCTTGGAGCAATGGTTTTTGGTGGTGCAGCTCAGGAACATCTTCAGTTGAATGAGGAGACAATTTGGGCTGGTGAACCGGGGAATAATGTTCCTAAAAACACGTTTGACAGTATTCAGAAAGTAAGAAGATTGATCAATGAAGGTCAGTTTGAAAAAGCACAGGATTTAACCAATACAACTTATCCGAGAACGGCTCCCAAAGACTTAAATTACGGAATGCCGTATCAGACGATGGGCGATTTGTTTCTTGATTTTAAAGGCCATGAAAATTTTAAAAATTACATTAGGACTTTAGATATTGAAAAAGCAATCAGCACGGTTTCTTATCAGGTAAATGGCGTGACTTTCAAGCGAGAAATCTTCTCATCTTTTGCCGATAATGTAATTATGATCAAATTATCTTCCAGTAATAAAGGAAGTCTGAATTTTACTTTAAATGCTTCTACTCCACACAAAATCAATTCTATTTTCACAGAGAAAAATCAACTGGTCATTAGCGGAACTAGCGGTTCTGTTGATAATAAAATAGGAAAGATTAATTTCAAAACGGTTACGATTCCCGTTTTAAAAGGTGGAAAATTAACCTCAACAAAAGATCAACTGAATATTTCAGGAGCAGATGAAGTGGTGATTTATGTTTCTATTGCAACCAATTTTAAAAAATACAATGACCTTTCGGGAAATCCTGATGCAAGAGTTTCAGAATATTTAAAATCGGCTTTAAACAAAAAATATGATGCTGAATTAAAGGCACACATTGAAAAATACCAGAAATATTTTAAGCGTGTCAATTTAGATTTCGGAACAAGCAAACAGGCACAGAAAACAACCGATGTCAGAATTAAGGAATTTGGAAATTCACAAGACCCCGATTTGGTGGCGTTATATTTTCAATTCGGGCGTTATCTTCTGATTTCATCTTCGCAGCAAGGAACTCAACCTGCAAATCTTCAGGGAATCTGGAATTATCAGCTAAATCCTTCCTGGGACAGTAAATACACGGTCAATATTAATACCGAAATGAATTATTGGCCAGCAGAAAATACCAACCTCAGCGAAATGCACGAGCCTTTGTTTGATATGATTCAGGATTTATCGATTACCGGACAGGAATCTGCTAAAGAGATGTATCATGCAAGAGGCTGGAACATGCATCACAACACAGATCTATGGCGAATTACAGGAATTGTTGACGGCGGTTTCTACGGAATGTGGCCAATGGGTGGCGCATGGCTAACTCAGCATGTCTGGAATCATTACTTATACACCGGAGATAAAGAATTTTTAAAGAAAAACTACGAAGCTTTGAAAGGTTGTGCTTTGTTTTACTTAGATGTTCTTCAACAAGATCCTTCCAAAAAATATCTGGTGGTTTCGCCTTCTATGTCTCCAGAAAATAAATACTTCAAAAATGTAAGTATCACAGCGGGAACAACGATGGATAACCAGTTGGTTTTTGATGTTTTTAATAATTTTATCAATGCTTCAAAAATTTTAAATCAAGATCAGAATCTTTCCAATGAAGTAAAAAATGCTTTAAGCAAACTTCCGCCGATGCAGATCGGGCAGCACGCTCAGCTACAAGAATGGCTTACAGATATGGATAAAACTGATGATAAGCACCGACATATTTCGCATTTGTATGGATTGTTTCCTTCAGGACAAATTTCACCGTTCAGAAATCCAGATTTGACGGAAGCTGCAAAAAATTCTATGATTTATCGTGGTGACAAATCTACAGGCTGGTCGATGGGCTGGAAAGTAAATTGGTGGGCAAGATTGCTCGATGGAAACAGAGCTTTTAAACTTATTTCAGATCAATTAACTCCGGCTCCGATGGAAAATAAAGGTCAGTCGGGAGGAACATATCCTAATTTACTGGATGCGCATCCGCCATTTCAAATTGATGGAAATTTTGGCTGTACTTCAGGGATTGCCGAGATGCTGTTGCAAAGTTATGACGGCTATATTTACATTTTACCGGCACTTCCAGATGCTTTACCGAATGGTTCTGTAAAAGGGTTAAAAGCAAGAGGCGGTTTTGAAATAGATATGGATTGGAAAAATTCTAAGCTGACAAAATTAATCGTAAAATCTACTTTAGGCGGAAACGCGAGAATTAGAGTGGCGAAGGATATACATTTAAAATCTAAAACAAATTTCGCCTCAGCAAAAGGAGAAAACACCAATGAATATTATCAGATTAATCCTATTAAAAAGCCATTAGTTTCTGAAAAAGCTCATCTCAAAACGATTGCAGTTCCCGAAACTCAGGTTTTTGATTTTAAAACAGAAAAAAACGGTACTTATCAATTCACCTCATATTAA
- a CDS encoding alpha/beta hydrolase produces MKNLILIFSICIGIQISAQQKITVWPKGEMPNSKGLQLKIIEEKEGRITQIQEAELFAFLPAKEERKPMAIIIIPGGGYRHLTYDLGGYSYAKWLNTLGISAFVLNYRLPTSPDLKQREIGPLQDIQAAIKLIRKNAAQYGISPDQIGVLGTSAGGHLAAMVSNISTDYTELKGDWQNLSTVPNFAILVSPVIDLGEFAHKGSRDNLLGENASSEKIKEYSMQNRVTEKTPPTILFHAQNDNAVPVINSILYYEAMIKNKVKGAMFIFPEGEHNIGISNKTELTDNWKELCEDWLKTITK; encoded by the coding sequence ATGAAAAACCTCATCCTTATATTCAGCATATGTATTGGAATTCAAATTTCGGCTCAGCAAAAAATAACCGTCTGGCCGAAAGGAGAAATGCCCAATTCTAAAGGCTTACAATTAAAAATTATTGAAGAAAAAGAAGGTCGAATTACGCAAATTCAGGAAGCTGAACTCTTTGCTTTTCTTCCTGCAAAAGAAGAAAGAAAACCGATGGCAATCATCATTATTCCCGGAGGTGGTTACAGACATTTGACGTATGATCTGGGTGGATATTCTTATGCAAAATGGCTTAATACTTTAGGAATTTCAGCCTTTGTCTTAAATTACCGTTTACCCACTTCTCCCGATTTGAAGCAAAGAGAAATCGGCCCGCTACAAGATATTCAAGCTGCTATTAAATTAATCAGAAAAAATGCTGCTCAATATGGAATTTCACCGGATCAGATTGGTGTTTTAGGAACTTCCGCTGGTGGACATTTGGCTGCAATGGTAAGTAATATCTCGACAGATTACACAGAATTAAAAGGAGATTGGCAGAATCTTTCCACCGTTCCGAATTTTGCAATTTTAGTTTCTCCGGTTATTGATTTAGGCGAATTTGCTCATAAAGGAAGTCGTGACAATCTTTTAGGAGAAAATGCTTCATCAGAAAAAATTAAAGAATATTCTATGCAAAATCGAGTGACAGAGAAAACACCGCCTACAATTTTATTTCATGCTCAGAATGACAATGCCGTTCCCGTAATCAACAGTATTTTGTATTACGAAGCGATGATTAAAAATAAAGTGAAAGGTGCAATGTTTATTTTTCCTGAAGGTGAACATAACATCGGAATCTCAAATAAAACTGAACTGACGGATAACTGGAAAGAATTGTGCGAAGACTGGTTGAAAACTATAACTAAATAA
- a CDS encoding alpha/beta hydrolase — MKKTFFLFIIFLFTQITAQEKLMFWPKGEKPNSKILASKTKKKKDLAKLKEAELFAFLPPIKERGKKSMIVIPGGGYSKLTYDEGAFQIAKWMNTKGISAFVLNYRLPTSPDLIQKEIAPLQDIQASIKYIRKNAAQWGISPDQVGVVGTSAGGHLAAMVSNTSTDYTELKDDWATISTIPNFAILFCPVIDLGEFAHVGSRNSLLGENASPEKIQEYSMQNRVTDKTPPTILFHNQDDTAVPPMNSILYFKAMTKHKVKGSMFIFPKGGHRFFVTDKDAMSENWKKLCSDWLAGIGNE, encoded by the coding sequence ATGAAAAAAACCTTTTTTCTCTTCATTATTTTTCTTTTTACACAAATTACCGCGCAGGAAAAACTCATGTTCTGGCCAAAAGGTGAAAAGCCAAACTCCAAAATCCTGGCGTCAAAAACCAAAAAGAAAAAAGATCTTGCGAAATTAAAAGAAGCTGAACTTTTTGCTTTTTTACCTCCCATTAAAGAAAGAGGGAAAAAGTCTATGATTGTCATTCCGGGTGGCGGATATTCTAAACTGACATACGATGAAGGCGCTTTTCAGATCGCAAAATGGATGAATACGAAGGGAATTTCTGCTTTTGTTTTAAATTACAGATTGCCTACTTCGCCTGATTTAATTCAAAAAGAAATTGCGCCTTTACAGGATATCCAGGCTTCCATTAAATATATCAGAAAAAATGCCGCACAATGGGGTATTTCGCCCGATCAGGTGGGAGTTGTGGGAACTTCGGCTGGTGGACATTTGGCGGCAATGGTAAGTAATACTTCTACTGATTATACAGAATTAAAAGATGACTGGGCTACAATTTCCACTATTCCGAATTTTGCAATCCTATTTTGTCCGGTCATTGATCTGGGCGAATTTGCTCATGTGGGAAGTCGAAACAGTTTACTGGGAGAAAATGCTTCTCCAGAAAAAATCCAGGAATATTCTATGCAGAATCGAGTGACAGACAAGACGCCACCAACGATTTTGTTTCATAACCAGGATGATACTGCAGTTCCGCCGATGAACAGTATTTTATATTTTAAAGCTATGACAAAGCACAAGGTGAAAGGCTCGATGTTCATTTTTCCTAAAGGTGGTCACCGTTTTTTTGTTACAGACAAAGATGCGATGAGTGAAAACTGGAAAAAGCTATGTTCAGACTGGCTTGCGGGTATTGGTAATGAATAA
- a CDS encoding cupin domain-containing protein produces MNFKKEPFFDGNSEWEDLGNGVSRQFVGYNSQVMMVIVKFEKDAIGTLHQHFHSQITYFASGKFEVTVDGETKILQKGDGFFAQPNIFHGVKCLEAGQLIDSFTPFREDFLKD; encoded by the coding sequence ATGAATTTCAAAAAAGAGCCATTTTTCGATGGCAATTCCGAATGGGAAGATCTGGGAAACGGCGTTTCCAGACAGTTTGTAGGTTACAATTCTCAGGTTATGATGGTCATCGTTAAATTTGAAAAAGATGCAATCGGAACTTTACATCAGCATTTTCATTCACAAATCACGTATTTTGCATCAGGAAAATTTGAAGTGACTGTTGATGGCGAAACAAAAATCTTACAAAAAGGTGACGGCTTCTTTGCACAGCCTAATATTTTTCATGGTGTAAAATGTCTGGAAGCCGGACAATTGATTGATTCTTTCACTCCATTCAGAGAGGATTTTCTGAAAGATTAA
- a CDS encoding rhamnogalacturonan acetylesterase — MKKILLVLSVVISTIVLAQKKPTLFLIGDSTMANKDNPDKNPEHGWGQVLGQFMTNGIEIQNHAMNGRSSKSFRTEGRWDKVEKQLKKGDFVVIQFGHNDQKLKDSTKFTNPYTQYRANLERYVIETRAKGATPILMTSITRRNFNENGVLVDTHTNYPLVVRMVADNMKVPFVDMQLLTEQMEISYGPEKSKLLHLHFKAGENPYYSKDKADDTHLSKLGAETVAKLALKALKDLKIGLEKYIK, encoded by the coding sequence ATGAAAAAAATACTTTTAGTTCTGAGCGTTGTAATTTCAACAATCGTTTTAGCTCAGAAAAAACCAACCCTATTTCTGATCGGCGACTCTACAATGGCCAATAAAGATAATCCCGATAAAAACCCGGAACACGGTTGGGGACAGGTTTTAGGCCAATTCATGACCAACGGAATTGAAATTCAGAATCATGCAATGAATGGAAGAAGTTCAAAAAGTTTCAGAACCGAAGGAAGATGGGATAAAGTAGAAAAACAGCTTAAAAAAGGTGATTTTGTAGTGATTCAGTTTGGCCATAATGATCAGAAATTAAAGGATTCTACAAAATTTACAAATCCTTACACTCAGTACAGAGCCAACCTTGAAAGATATGTGATCGAAACCCGAGCAAAAGGTGCAACACCAATTTTGATGACTTCAATTACAAGGAGAAACTTCAATGAAAATGGGGTTTTAGTCGACACTCACACCAATTATCCTTTGGTGGTAAGAATGGTTGCAGACAACATGAAAGTACCTTTTGTAGATATGCAGTTACTGACCGAACAAATGGAAATTTCTTACGGCCCGGAAAAATCAAAACTGCTGCATCTTCATTTCAAAGCAGGTGAAAATCCTTACTATTCCAAAGATAAAGCAGACGATACGCATTTATCAAAGCTCGGTGCAGAAACGGTTGCAAAACTGGCTTTAAAAGCCTTAAAAGATCTGAAAATCGGTTTAGAAAAGTATATTAAATAA
- a CDS encoding pectinesterase family protein translates to MKKLLLILFISITNFLLAGNEPYITVTVAQDGSGQFTSIQKAITSIRDLGPGEALVKIKAGTYHEKIVIPSSKHKITLQGENKENTIITNDDYSGKLDALNEKMTTFNSYTLLVMSDDIKISDLTIQNSSCNQGQAVALHVEGDRFIIKNSKILGCQDTVYTGGNHSRQFYENCYIEGTTDFLFGSATVIFKNCTIKSLANSYITAASTDQSKEFGYVFFDCKLIAKDGITKVFLGRPWRPYAKTVFINTEMGNHILPEGWNPWKGDKMFPDKDKTAYYAEFGSKGGGGKTESRVAWSHQLTKKEMKKYTIKNIFGDWNPNMSNK, encoded by the coding sequence ATGAAAAAACTACTTTTAATTCTCTTCATTTCCATCACCAATTTTTTATTGGCAGGAAATGAACCTTACATCACAGTCACCGTTGCGCAAGACGGAAGCGGGCAATTCACTTCTATTCAGAAAGCGATAACTTCTATCAGAGATTTAGGTCCGGGTGAAGCTTTGGTTAAAATAAAGGCAGGAACGTATCACGAAAAAATAGTCATTCCCTCTTCAAAACATAAAATCACTTTACAAGGCGAAAACAAGGAAAATACAATCATCACCAACGATGATTATTCTGGAAAACTTGATGCTTTGAATGAAAAGATGACAACCTTCAATTCATATACGCTTTTAGTGATGTCGGATGATATCAAAATCTCAGACCTTACGATTCAAAATTCGTCTTGTAATCAGGGACAGGCCGTTGCTCTTCATGTGGAAGGTGATCGTTTTATTATTAAAAACTCTAAGATTTTGGGTTGCCAGGATACCGTTTATACAGGCGGAAATCACAGCAGACAATTTTATGAAAACTGTTATATCGAAGGAACAACCGATTTCCTATTTGGCTCGGCAACCGTTATTTTCAAAAACTGTACGATTAAAAGTTTGGCCAATTCTTACATCACTGCGGCTTCAACAGACCAAAGTAAAGAGTTTGGGTATGTATTTTTCGACTGTAAATTAATTGCGAAAGATGGCATTACAAAAGTATTCTTGGGAAGACCTTGGAGACCTTATGCAAAAACAGTTTTCATCAATACCGAAATGGGAAATCACATCCTTCCCGAAGGCTGGAATCCCTGGAAAGGTGACAAAATGTTTCCTGATAAAGACAAAACTGCTTATTACGCAGAATTTGGAAGCAAAGGTGGAGGCGGAAAAACTGAAAGTCGTGTTGCATGGTCTCATCAGTTGACAAAAAAAGAAATGAAAAAATATACAATCAAAAATATTTTCGGAGACTGGAACCCAAATATGAGTAATAAGTAA
- a CDS encoding alpha/beta hydrolase, whose amino-acid sequence MSFHKLYFLFVFFVGAKAFGQTKPNATPYTNEATYEKLKKKHPFITPLNRPVPANIGIDKDVEYANINGLSLKADIYYPLDKSKKYPGIALVHGGGWISGSKENEKYMAQELASKGYVAIAVGYRLSEVAKYPAAIDDVENAIKYVKKNKKKYSLDPKKIAVLGESAGAQIATLVGVKTKNKIQAIVNVDGIVSFIHPEAEESTYAAFWLDGDRNVNLKNWTEASPLEFVGKNTPPTLFINSSQPRFHAGRDDMMKILKSHNIYTEYHEIKDTPHSFWSAEPWFTETLNLTVDFLDKTLK is encoded by the coding sequence ATGAGTTTTCACAAACTATATTTTCTTTTTGTTTTTTTTGTAGGAGCAAAAGCATTCGGTCAGACAAAGCCGAATGCTACTCCTTACACAAACGAGGCAACGTATGAAAAGCTGAAAAAGAAACATCCGTTTATCACTCCGTTGAACAGACCAGTACCGGCAAACATCGGGATTGATAAGGATGTAGAATACGCCAACATCAACGGACTATCATTAAAAGCAGATATTTATTACCCTCTCGATAAATCTAAAAAATATCCGGGCATCGCATTGGTTCACGGCGGAGGCTGGATTTCGGGAAGTAAGGAAAATGAAAAATATATGGCTCAGGAATTGGCATCGAAAGGTTATGTTGCCATTGCGGTAGGCTATCGTTTAAGTGAAGTGGCAAAATATCCTGCAGCAATTGATGATGTAGAAAATGCCATTAAATATGTAAAGAAAAATAAAAAGAAGTATTCTTTAGACCCAAAAAAAATCGCAGTTTTAGGAGAGTCTGCAGGTGCGCAAATCGCAACTTTAGTAGGCGTAAAAACTAAAAATAAAATTCAGGCAATCGTTAATGTAGACGGAATTGTATCGTTTATTCATCCTGAAGCTGAAGAAAGCACTTATGCAGCCTTTTGGTTAGATGGTGATAGAAATGTGAATTTAAAGAACTGGACAGAAGCTTCACCTCTAGAATTTGTTGGTAAAAATACACCTCCTACTCTATTCATCAATTCTTCGCAGCCTCGATTTCATGCTGGAAGAGACGATATGATGAAGATTTTAAAAAGTCATAATATCTATACCGAATACCACGAAATAAAAGACACTCCGCATTCCTTTTGGTCTGCAGAACCCTGGTTTACAGAAACTTTGAATTTGACGGTAGATTTTTTAGATAAAACGTTGAAGTAA